The following coding sequences are from one Arthrobacter crystallopoietes window:
- a CDS encoding SGNH hydrolase domain-containing protein translates to MASLALLAASFGLAALSYYYVETPVRRFGWLNSQAWRPLAAGAAATALVGTLAFVPGNQQERILAERAVQTSALLAAPPEDFGAEAMSPAADRAFAADSDVIVPDPSLAKEDNFDVGDCASLASDPDTKECEFGDEDAEKTVALVGDSHAAQWFAALEPVAEKQDWRLVTYLHNSCPFTTEMRVAERDDDLQCTEPNRETLDRIIDRGDVDAVVTSYYANVNFVDSGTGHRPGAAGFAENWNALADAGIDVFPLMDTPRPREGAIAPDCVAQSYEEPQECNQPRSEGFDGQDLTREAAELAPRARVLDLSDAFCGEDSCPAVIGNVLLYADKNHITRTYMKTLAPRLEEEMLAAMEEAQ, encoded by the coding sequence GTGGCCAGCCTGGCGCTCCTGGCGGCGTCCTTCGGCCTCGCCGCGCTGAGCTACTACTATGTGGAAACCCCGGTGCGGCGGTTCGGCTGGCTCAATTCCCAGGCCTGGCGCCCGCTGGCCGCCGGAGCCGCCGCCACCGCGCTGGTGGGCACGCTGGCCTTCGTTCCGGGCAACCAGCAGGAGCGGATCCTGGCGGAACGCGCAGTCCAGACATCGGCGCTGCTGGCCGCACCTCCGGAGGACTTCGGAGCAGAGGCAATGTCACCCGCCGCGGACCGCGCGTTCGCCGCTGATTCCGATGTAATCGTGCCGGACCCCAGTCTGGCGAAGGAAGATAATTTCGACGTCGGCGACTGTGCCTCGCTGGCTTCGGATCCGGACACGAAGGAATGCGAATTCGGGGACGAGGATGCGGAGAAGACCGTGGCACTGGTGGGAGACTCGCACGCCGCGCAATGGTTTGCCGCGCTGGAGCCGGTTGCCGAAAAACAGGACTGGCGGCTGGTGACGTACCTGCACAACTCGTGCCCCTTCACCACGGAAATGCGGGTGGCCGAACGGGACGACGACCTGCAGTGCACCGAGCCGAACCGCGAAACCCTGGACCGGATCATCGACAGGGGAGACGTGGACGCCGTCGTCACTTCCTACTACGCCAACGTGAACTTCGTGGATTCCGGCACCGGACACCGCCCGGGAGCTGCCGGCTTTGCCGAGAACTGGAACGCGCTGGCCGACGCCGGAATCGACGTTTTTCCCCTGATGGACACGCCGCGGCCGCGCGAAGGGGCCATCGCCCCGGACTGTGTCGCGCAATCCTACGAGGAACCGCAGGAGTGCAACCAGCCGCGCAGCGAAGGGTTCGACGGCCAGGACCTCACGCGCGAAGCCGCGGAACTGGCGCCCCGGGCGCGGGTGCTGGACCTCTCGGACGCCTTCTGCGGGGAGGATTCCTGCCCGGCCGTGATCGGCAACGTGCTGCTCTACGCGGACAAGAACCACATCACCAGGACCTACATGAAGACGCTGGCGCCGCGGCTCGAGGAAGAGATGCTCGCGGCCATGGAAGAGGCGCAGTGA
- a CDS encoding acyltransferase family protein, protein MTDLAAMETKQAEGKVRKFLPEIQALRALAVLMVVVYHLQPGWLPGGFVGVDVFFVISGFLITGHMLREVAKTGTISLRHFWAARIRRILPAALLTVVVVLVVTLMIAPMTQWPQIGIQALASTFYVQNWALASNSVDYLAATESATALQHFWSLAVEEQFYVFWPLLVLLAAYLVRRSNARLQAGGQLRRASYSVTRCAGLLFALVTAASLVFGIWYTASGSPAAYFITPTRIWELGLGGLLALTLTYTDRLPHLRSILAAAGLAAILAAAFLLDGSTPFPGTAALLPVLGTMAIIAAGRTGGELSLHRLVDLKPVQWTGNISYSLYLWHWPLIVFYKTVAGSEPGQWPAWRSWRRPSASPR, encoded by the coding sequence CTGCCCGAAATCCAGGCCTTGCGGGCGTTGGCAGTCCTGATGGTGGTGGTCTACCACCTTCAGCCGGGCTGGCTGCCCGGCGGGTTTGTCGGCGTCGACGTTTTCTTCGTCATTTCCGGCTTCCTGATCACCGGGCACATGCTGCGCGAGGTGGCCAAAACCGGCACCATATCGCTGCGCCACTTCTGGGCCGCACGCATCCGGCGCATCCTGCCCGCAGCGCTGCTCACCGTCGTCGTTGTCCTGGTGGTCACGCTGATGATCGCTCCGATGACGCAGTGGCCGCAGATCGGCATCCAGGCGCTGGCCTCCACGTTCTACGTGCAGAACTGGGCGCTGGCCTCCAATTCGGTGGACTACTTGGCCGCCACGGAGTCTGCCACCGCCCTTCAGCACTTCTGGTCGCTTGCTGTGGAGGAGCAGTTCTATGTGTTCTGGCCGCTCCTGGTCCTGCTGGCGGCCTACCTGGTCCGCAGGTCCAACGCGCGGCTGCAGGCCGGCGGGCAGCTGCGCCGTGCAAGTTACTCGGTCACCCGCTGCGCGGGCCTGCTCTTCGCGCTGGTCACCGCGGCCTCGCTGGTTTTCGGTATCTGGTACACCGCCAGCGGCAGCCCGGCTGCGTACTTCATTACGCCAACCCGGATCTGGGAACTCGGGCTTGGCGGACTGCTGGCACTCACCCTGACCTACACGGACCGCCTGCCCCACCTGCGCAGCATCCTGGCGGCCGCAGGCCTGGCCGCGATCCTGGCCGCGGCTTTCCTGCTGGATGGTTCGACGCCCTTCCCCGGCACCGCCGCACTGCTCCCGGTCCTGGGCACCATGGCGATCATTGCCGCCGGCCGCACCGGCGGAGAGCTTTCGCTGCACCGGCTGGTTGACCTGAAACCCGTGCAGTGGACCGGCAACATCTCCTACTCCCTGTACCTGTGGCACTGGCCGCTGATCGTCTTCTACAAGACGGTGGCCGGCAGCGAGCCCGGCCAGTGGCCAGCCTGGCGCTCCTGGCGGCGTCCTTCGGCCTCGCCGCGCTGA
- the rpsL gene encoding 30S ribosomal protein S12, producing MPTINQLVRKGRSPKVNKTKAPALKGSPMKRGVCTRVYTTTPKKPNSALRKVARVRLNGGIEVTAYIPGVGHNLQEHSIVLVRGGRVKDLPGVRYKIVRGALDTQGVKNRKQARSRYGAKMEKK from the coding sequence GTGCCTACGATTAACCAGCTGGTCCGCAAGGGCCGCTCACCCAAGGTCAATAAGACCAAGGCGCCCGCGCTTAAGGGCAGCCCCATGAAGCGCGGCGTCTGCACCCGCGTTTACACCACCACCCCGAAGAAGCCGAACTCCGCTCTTCGTAAGGTAGCCCGTGTCCGCCTCAACGGTGGCATCGAAGTTACCGCATACATCCCCGGTGTAGGCCACAACCTGCAGGAACACTCCATCGTGCTTGTTCGCGGCGGCCGTGTTAAGGACCTTCCGGGTGTCCGTTACAAGATCGTCCGTGGTGCACTCGATACCCAGGGCGTGAAGAACCGCAAGCAGGCTCGTAGCCGCTACGGCGCGAAGATGGAGAAGAAGTAA